A single Sphingomonas sp. IW22 DNA region contains:
- a CDS encoding DUF3240 domain-containing protein has translation MTRQLLTIMCAAQDAEAIARALGALTQAPVHQRREAVLGRDFDDAATGERVSGTLARMAVEVELGAAQVADAVAAARDVRRRLPFRWRTVALVDGGRVE, from the coding sequence ATGACCCGCCAGTTGCTGACGATCATGTGCGCCGCGCAGGATGCCGAGGCCATAGCGCGGGCGCTGGGTGCGCTGACCCAGGCGCCGGTCCACCAACGGCGCGAAGCGGTGCTGGGCCGCGATTTCGACGATGCGGCTACTGGAGAGCGGGTGTCGGGCACGCTGGCGCGCATGGCGGTCGAGGTGGAATTGGGGGCCGCGCAGGTCGCGGATGCGGTGGCGGCGGCGCGGGACGTGCGGCGGCGGCTGCCCTTTCGGTGGCGCACGGTCGCCCTTGTCGATGGAGGACGCGTCGAATGA
- the clpA gene encoding ATP-dependent Clp protease ATP-binding subunit ClpA yields the protein MPSFASALESTLHKALEAASARRHEYATLEHLLLALVDDEHASKVMGACGVDLGELKTTVAHYLDTELEALKVDQVTDPSPTSGFQRVVQRAILHVQSSGRDEVTGANVLVALFSERESYAVYFLQQQDMSRLDAVSYISHGVGKGASPAEPRDVKGAEDEKPQAKPGDKGQKGESALKQFCVDLNEKAKSGKVDPLIGRGPEVDRTVQILCRRSKNNPLYVGDPGVGKTAIAEGLARKIVEGDVPEVLLPAVIYSLDMGALLAGTRYRGDFEERLKQVVNELEKLPHAVLFIDEIHTVIGAGATSGGAMDASNLLKPALSGGTIRCIGSTTYKEFRNHFEKDRALLRRFQKIDVNEPSVEDTIKILSGLRSAFEEHHSVKYTPDSIKSAVELSARYINDRKLPDKAIDVIDEVGAMQMLVPPSKRKKVITPKEIEQVIATMARIPPKTVSTDDTRVLANLETDLKRVVFGQDAAIDVLSSAIKLSRAGLRDPDKPIGNYLFSGPTGVGKTEVAKQLAEIMGIPLQRFDMSEYMERHSVSRLIGAPPGYVGYDQGGLLTDAVDQNPHSVLLLDEIEKAHPDLFNILLQVMDNGKLTDHHGKTVDFRNTILIMTTNAGASDMARESIGFGEIAREDVQEEAVKKLFTPEFRNRLDAIVPFGYLPPAVVARVVDKFILQLELQLADRGVHIRLDEEAKSWLTERGYDKLYGARPMGRLIQEKIKQPLAEELLFGKLVHGGEVSVKLKDNALSFEIVPAPPKKAKRKGGRKSEAAQAE from the coding sequence ATGCCGTCCTTTGCATCCGCACTCGAATCCACGCTGCACAAGGCGCTGGAGGCCGCATCCGCGCGTCGCCACGAATATGCGACGCTGGAACATCTGCTGCTGGCGCTGGTCGACGACGAACATGCGTCCAAGGTGATGGGCGCGTGCGGCGTCGATCTGGGTGAGTTGAAAACCACGGTCGCCCATTATCTCGACACCGAACTCGAAGCGCTGAAGGTCGATCAGGTGACTGATCCCTCGCCCACCAGCGGGTTTCAACGCGTCGTCCAGCGCGCGATCCTGCATGTCCAATCGTCTGGCCGCGACGAGGTCACGGGCGCCAACGTACTGGTCGCACTGTTCAGCGAACGCGAAAGCTATGCCGTCTATTTCCTGCAACAGCAGGATATGAGCCGCCTGGATGCCGTCAGCTATATCAGCCACGGCGTCGGCAAGGGCGCGTCGCCCGCCGAACCGCGCGACGTGAAGGGCGCCGAGGACGAAAAGCCGCAGGCAAAGCCCGGCGACAAGGGCCAGAAGGGCGAAAGCGCGCTCAAGCAGTTCTGCGTCGACCTGAATGAAAAGGCCAAGTCGGGCAAGGTCGATCCGCTGATCGGCCGCGGGCCAGAGGTCGATCGCACGGTCCAGATCCTGTGCCGCCGGTCCAAGAACAACCCGCTTTACGTGGGCGACCCCGGCGTCGGCAAGACCGCCATTGCCGAGGGGCTGGCGCGCAAGATCGTTGAGGGCGACGTGCCCGAAGTGCTGCTGCCCGCCGTCATCTATTCGCTCGACATGGGCGCGCTGCTGGCAGGCACCCGTTATCGCGGCGATTTCGAGGAACGGCTGAAGCAGGTCGTCAACGAACTCGAAAAGCTGCCGCATGCGGTGCTGTTCATCGACGAAATTCACACCGTCATCGGCGCCGGCGCGACCAGCGGTGGGGCGATGGATGCGTCGAACCTGCTGAAGCCCGCGCTGTCGGGCGGCACGATCCGCTGCATCGGGTCGACCACCTACAAGGAATTCCGCAACCATTTCGAAAAGGACCGCGCTCTGCTGCGCCGGTTCCAGAAGATCGACGTCAACGAACCGTCGGTCGAGGATACGATCAAGATCCTGTCCGGCCTGCGCTCCGCTTTCGAGGAGCATCACTCGGTCAAGTACACGCCCGATTCGATCAAGTCGGCGGTCGAATTGTCGGCGCGCTACATCAACGACCGCAAGCTGCCCGACAAGGCGATCGACGTGATCGACGAAGTCGGCGCGATGCAGATGCTGGTGCCCCCGTCAAAGCGCAAAAAGGTCATCACGCCCAAGGAAATCGAACAGGTCATCGCGACCATGGCCCGCATCCCGCCGAAAACGGTTTCGACCGATGATACCCGCGTGCTGGCCAATCTGGAAACCGATCTCAAGCGCGTGGTGTTCGGGCAGGATGCGGCGATCGACGTGCTGTCGTCGGCCATCAAGCTCAGCCGCGCGGGGCTTCGCGATCCGGACAAGCCGATCGGCAACTATCTGTTCAGCGGCCCCACCGGCGTCGGCAAGACCGAAGTGGCAAAGCAACTTGCCGAGATTATGGGCATCCCGCTTCAGCGCTTCGACATGTCCGAATATATGGAACGCCATTCGGTCAGCCGGCTGATCGGTGCACCCCCGGGCTATGTCGGCTATGATCAGGGCGGCCTCTTGACCGATGCGGTCGATCAGAACCCGCACAGCGTGCTGTTGCTGGACGAGATCGAGAAGGCGCATCCAGACCTGTTCAACATCCTGTTGCAGGTGATGGACAACGGCAAGCTGACCGACCACCACGGCAAGACCGTCGATTTCCGCAACACGATCCTGATCATGACCACCAATGCCGGTGCGTCGGACATGGCGCGCGAATCGATTGGCTTTGGCGAAATCGCGCGCGAAGACGTACAGGAAGAAGCGGTGAAGAAGCTCTTCACCCCTGAATTCCGCAACCGTCTCGATGCGATCGTGCCGTTCGGCTATCTGCCGCCCGCCGTCGTGGCGCGCGTGGTCGACAAGTTCATCCTGCAACTGGAACTGCAACTCGCCGATCGCGGGGTGCATATCCGGCTGGATGAGGAGGCCAAGAGCTGGCTGACCGAACGCGGTTACGACAAGCTGTACGGCGCGCGCCCGATGGGCCGATTGATCCAGGAAAAGATCAAGCAGCCGCTGGCCGAGGAACTGCTGTTCGGCAAGCTGGTCCATGGCGGCGAAGTGTCCGTCAAGCTCAAGGACAATGCGTTGTCGTTCGAAATCGTCCCTGCCCCGCCCAAAAAGGCGAAGCGCAAGGGCGGTCGCAAATCCGAAGCGGCCCAGGCCGAGTGA
- a CDS encoding DUF1192 domain-containing protein — translation MDADDTPPRRGDDLVTRLSREDLDPLSIAELDARVAALETEIARVRAHKEKAGSHRASAEALFSR, via the coding sequence ATGGATGCCGACGATACCCCGCCGCGCCGCGGCGACGATCTGGTCACCCGGCTGTCGCGCGAGGATCTGGACCCCCTGTCCATCGCGGAACTCGACGCGCGGGTCGCCGCCCTGGAAACCGAAATCGCCCGCGTTCGCGCACACAAGGAAAAGGCGGGCAGCCACCGCGCCAGTGCCGAAGCGCTTTTCAGCCGATGA
- a CDS encoding UDP-2,3-diacylglucosamine diphosphatase has protein sequence MGTVTQLSFDAVISDLAASHPHVPEREGVERRRYRTVWISDVHLGTRGCNAEMLIDFLDHVDSDTMYLVGDIFDGWQLKKKFYWPSTHNDIVWRILKRAKRGTDIVYIPGNHDEMFRQFTGLNFGGVKIKRQAIHTTADGRRLLVLHGDEFDAITLSHRWLAHAGDAAYHLMMLLNRWVNGWRRMMNLPYWSLSKYAKHKVKNAVEFISKFEEIVAHEAVLRGVDGVIAGHIHTADYRKIDGIDYYNDGDWVEGCTALVEHEDGRMEILHWADEIKAREVREGVAVTRVAA, from the coding sequence ATGGGCACCGTCACGCAGCTTTCGTTCGACGCCGTCATCAGCGACCTTGCGGCGTCGCATCCGCATGTTCCCGAACGCGAGGGGGTGGAGCGCCGCCGCTATCGCACCGTCTGGATCAGCGACGTCCATCTGGGCACGCGCGGCTGCAATGCCGAAATGCTGATCGATTTTCTGGACCATGTCGACAGCGACACCATGTATCTGGTCGGCGACATTTTCGACGGGTGGCAGCTCAAGAAGAAGTTCTACTGGCCCTCGACGCATAACGACATCGTGTGGCGCATCCTGAAACGCGCCAAGCGGGGTACCGACATCGTCTATATCCCCGGCAACCATGACGAGATGTTTCGCCAGTTCACCGGTCTGAACTTTGGCGGGGTCAAGATCAAGCGACAGGCGATCCACACCACCGCCGACGGCCGCCGTCTGCTGGTGCTGCACGGCGACGAATTCGACGCGATCACGCTGTCGCATCGCTGGCTGGCCCATGCCGGGGACGCGGCCTATCACCTGATGATGCTGCTCAACCGCTGGGTGAATGGCTGGCGGCGGATGATGAACCTGCCTTATTGGTCGCTCAGCAAATATGCCAAGCACAAGGTGAAGAACGCGGTCGAGTTCATTTCGAAGTTCGAGGAGATCGTCGCGCACGAAGCCGTGCTGCGCGGTGTCGACGGCGTGATCGCCGGACATATTCACACCGCCGACTATCGCAAGATCGACGGCATTGACTATTATAACGATGGCGACTGGGTCGAGGGCTGTACGGCGCTGGTCGAGCATGAGGATGGCCGGATGGAAATCCTGCATTGGGCCGATGAGATAAAGGCACGCGAGGTCCGCGAGGGCGTCGCCGTGACGCGTGTGGCGGCCTGA
- a CDS encoding NADH:ubiquinone oxidoreductase subunit NDUFA12, protein MGLNIFTWWNGATIGTLIGLRGKTRVGTDDLGNAYWQGGSDTAGRPRRWVIYKGSNDASGVPPEWFSWLHHQIDDVPDRALPPHRAWQQPAMPNMTGTALAYRPPGALEKGGDRIRATGDYEAWSPEA, encoded by the coding sequence ATGGGTCTGAACATCTTCACCTGGTGGAATGGCGCCACCATCGGCACGCTGATCGGTCTGCGCGGCAAGACGCGCGTCGGTACCGACGACCTTGGCAATGCCTACTGGCAGGGCGGCTCCGACACGGCCGGTCGCCCGCGCCGTTGGGTGATCTACAAGGGGTCGAACGACGCCAGTGGCGTGCCCCCCGAATGGTTCAGCTGGTTGCATCACCAGATCGACGACGTGCCCGACCGGGCGTTGCCGCCGCATCGCGCATGGCAGCAGCCGGCAATGCCTAACATGACGGGCACCGCTTTGGCCTATCGCCCGCCGGGTGCGCTGGAAAAGGGGGGTGACCGCATCCGCGCGACCGGCGATTACGAGGCGTGGTCGCCCGAGGCGTGA
- a CDS encoding glycosyltransferase family 4 protein: protein MRIAIVTDAWAPQVNGVVRTLKSVREVLERQGHVVRVISPDLFYSLPCPTYPEIRLAMVRTATVGQMIEDFAPDAIHLATEGPVCVAARRWCLRQGYPFTTAYHTQFPDYVSARSGVPAEWIWRYIRWFHAPAQTVLASTPSIRRTLDEHGLRRVSHWGRGVDLTRFHAGVVPHPEMTGLAGPVQLYVGRVAVEKNLEAFLRTDHPGTKVVVGDGPARAQLEGGYPDALFLGARFGDELAQCYAAADVFVFPSRTDTFGLVMIEALACGTPVAAYPVTGPVDILSSDVGAMDEDLGVAIANALERDRARCAAYGRSFTWEASATQFLNALVPIHRSAVAA from the coding sequence ATGCGGATCGCCATCGTCACCGACGCCTGGGCGCCGCAGGTCAACGGCGTCGTCCGCACGTTGAAATCGGTGCGTGAAGTGCTTGAGCGCCAGGGGCACGTCGTGCGCGTCATTTCGCCCGACCTGTTCTATTCGCTGCCGTGCCCGACCTATCCCGAAATCCGCCTGGCGATGGTTCGTACTGCCACTGTGGGGCAAATGATCGAGGATTTCGCGCCCGACGCCATCCATCTGGCGACCGAAGGGCCGGTCTGCGTAGCCGCGCGGCGATGGTGCCTGCGACAGGGCTATCCCTTCACCACCGCCTATCACACGCAATTTCCCGACTATGTCTCCGCACGGTCGGGCGTCCCGGCAGAGTGGATATGGCGCTATATCCGCTGGTTCCACGCACCTGCCCAGACGGTGCTGGCATCCACGCCATCGATCCGGCGCACGTTGGACGAACACGGCCTGCGCCGCGTCAGCCATTGGGGACGGGGCGTCGATCTGACCCGCTTTCATGCCGGGGTCGTCCCGCATCCAGAGATGACGGGACTTGCCGGACCGGTGCAGCTTTATGTCGGGCGGGTTGCGGTCGAAAAGAATCTTGAGGCGTTTTTGCGCACCGACCATCCCGGCACCAAGGTGGTGGTCGGCGACGGTCCCGCGCGCGCGCAGCTTGAGGGGGGCTATCCCGACGCGCTGTTCCTGGGCGCGCGTTTTGGGGACGAGCTGGCGCAATGCTATGCCGCCGCCGATGTGTTCGTCTTTCCCAGCCGCACCGATACCTTTGGCCTGGTGATGATCGAGGCGCTGGCCTGCGGTACGCCGGTCGCGGCGTATCCGGTGACCGGGCCGGTCGATATATTGTCGTCGGATGTCGGGGCGATGGATGAAGATCTGGGCGTCGCCATTGCCAACGCGCTGGAACGCGACCGCGCGCGGTGCGCTGCTTATGGCCGCAGCTTCACCTGGGAAGCCAGTGCCACCCAGTTCCTGAACGCGCTGGTTCCCATTCATCGCAGTGCGGTGGCGGCCTGA
- a CDS encoding DUF1013 domain-containing protein, translating into MPHATASWLVDNTALSFEQIADFCGLHILEVQAIADDTAATKLTGRDPVRAHELTMEEIEKGQKNPDYRLRILKGPEQVRRTKGPRYTPVSKRQDKPDGIAWIIRNHPEVSDGAISKLIGTTRTTIAAIRDRTHWNIANIVPKDPVTLGLCSQRELDALVSKAAKAAGIEEVQDTRLEGDREALLEQLRAEREAASRSGEEGEERPLFEDPFRR; encoded by the coding sequence ATGCCGCACGCGACCGCCTCTTGGCTGGTCGACAATACCGCGCTCTCCTTTGAGCAGATCGCCGATTTCTGCGGCCTCCACATCCTTGAGGTGCAGGCGATCGCGGACGATACCGCCGCGACCAAGCTGACCGGGCGCGATCCCGTCCGCGCGCACGAACTGACGATGGAGGAAATCGAGAAGGGTCAGAAGAACCCCGATTACCGCCTCCGCATCCTGAAGGGGCCGGAGCAGGTGCGCCGGACCAAGGGGCCGCGCTATACGCCGGTCAGCAAGCGTCAGGACAAGCCCGATGGCATCGCATGGATCATCCGCAACCATCCCGAAGTGTCGGATGGCGCGATTTCCAAGCTGATCGGCACGACGCGCACGACCATCGCCGCGATCCGCGACCGCACGCATTGGAACATCGCCAATATCGTGCCCAAGGACCCGGTGACGCTGGGCCTGTGTTCGCAGCGCGAGCTGGATGCGCTGGTATCCAAGGCTGCCAAGGCCGCCGGCATCGAGGAAGTGCAGGACACCCGGCTGGAGGGTGATCGCGAAGCGTTGCTCGAACAGCTGCGCGCCGAACGCGAAGCCGCGTCGCGCAGCGGCGAAGAGGGTGAGGAACGGCCCCTGTTCGAGGATCCGTTCCGCCGTTGA
- a CDS encoding TorF family putative porin codes for MVEFRWFAAAALAMVAGEAAAQELFRPTGSIEATTDHRRRGLSWSDGDPALDAIVSVPVAGLRLDARATTTRGAIRHDAADAVFDGSASYTLPLSSGLSLTGGATGHFFAGAAGKADYGEIDAMLGYALGPLQLDLGASYAPDQEAIGGDNLYLQARAGAGLPGTGIDISAHVGRTSGSTDDPVRAARLRPGGGSYVDWGVRVERRFGPLALGLRYSGTDIDTDAVATSPLADLDDAGDRLTAHAVIFF; via the coding sequence ATGGTTGAGTTCCGCTGGTTCGCCGCCGCCGCGCTGGCCATGGTCGCCGGCGAGGCGGCGGCACAGGAGCTTTTCCGCCCGACCGGCTCGATCGAGGCGACCACCGATCATCGCCGTCGCGGCCTGAGCTGGAGCGACGGCGATCCGGCACTCGACGCCATCGTGTCGGTGCCGGTCGCGGGCCTTCGCCTGGATGCGCGCGCCACCACGACGCGCGGGGCCATCCGGCATGACGCGGCGGATGCGGTGTTCGACGGATCGGCCAGCTATACGCTGCCCCTGTCCAGTGGCCTCAGCCTGACGGGCGGGGCGACCGGGCATTTCTTTGCCGGGGCGGCGGGCAAGGCCGATTATGGCGAGATCGATGCGATGCTGGGCTATGCGCTCGGCCCGCTGCAACTGGACCTGGGCGCCAGCTATGCGCCGGATCAGGAAGCGATCGGCGGCGACAACCTGTATCTACAGGCGCGGGCTGGTGCCGGGTTGCCGGGCACGGGCATCGACATCTCCGCGCATGTCGGGCGCACATCGGGTTCGACCGATGACCCGGTGCGGGCCGCGCGGCTGCGTCCGGGCGGCGGCAGCTATGTCGACTGGGGTGTGCGGGTTGAGCGCCGGTTCGGGCCGCTGGCGCTGGGCCTGCGCTATTCGGGGACCGATATCGACACCGATGCGGTCGCGACGTCCCCGCTGGCCGATCTGGATGATGCGGGCGACCGGCTGACGGCGCACGCGGTCATTTTCTTCTGA
- a CDS encoding TolC family protein produces MKWAGLLLVAASMPALAQTAPAGDLPPPELVNRALDAQPGVQAAEARVDAARAEGDALRRGDHEIMAQGTLSRRRVDGDGDYTEYDTTISRAFRLPGKARLDRRAGELGVDVARNNMEDARHQAALTLATLWYDWLTAGELYRNAGALVANQRELSRTTRRRVDLRDAAQLDLDQAEAALAMAEAQQADAAAQRDRARALLAARFPDLPLPPEPPRLADPALPGEGLERLQTLIVERSHEIGAAVGTAERQAVLARRARRDRFADPSLGLRLFSERGGQEQGAGLFASLPLGGGHRRALADQAAAEAGAAEAERLSVERLVAGNAAADAAEFRSRLLAWEASRAAVRRAEASAALSGRGQQLGAIDLADRLYAERQANEARADEIAARAAAARLLLKLRIDAHVLWID; encoded by the coding sequence ATGAAGTGGGCCGGTCTTCTGCTTGTTGCCGCGTCGATGCCGGCGCTGGCCCAGACGGCGCCCGCCGGCGACCTGCCGCCGCCCGAACTGGTCAACCGCGCGCTGGATGCGCAACCGGGGGTGCAGGCGGCCGAAGCGCGGGTCGACGCCGCGCGTGCGGAGGGCGATGCCCTCAGGCGCGGGGATCATGAAATCATGGCGCAGGGCACCCTGTCGCGTCGGCGGGTCGACGGAGACGGCGACTATACCGAATATGACACCACGATCAGCCGCGCCTTTCGCCTGCCGGGCAAGGCGCGGCTCGACCGGCGGGCGGGCGAGCTGGGCGTCGATGTTGCGCGCAACAATATGGAGGATGCGCGGCATCAGGCGGCGCTGACGCTAGCGACGCTCTGGTATGACTGGCTGACGGCGGGCGAATTATATCGCAACGCGGGTGCGCTGGTCGCCAATCAGCGCGAGCTGTCGCGCACGACGCGCCGTCGGGTCGATCTGCGCGATGCGGCGCAACTGGATCTCGATCAGGCGGAAGCGGCGCTGGCCATGGCGGAGGCGCAGCAGGCGGATGCCGCCGCGCAGCGCGATCGCGCGCGGGCCTTGCTGGCGGCGCGGTTTCCCGACCTGCCGCTGCCGCCCGAACCGCCGCGACTGGCCGATCCGGCGTTGCCGGGGGAGGGGCTTGAGCGGCTGCAAACGCTGATCGTCGAGCGGAGCCATGAGATCGGTGCCGCTGTCGGCACAGCGGAGCGGCAGGCGGTGCTGGCGCGGCGCGCGCGGCGCGACCGGTTTGCGGACCCGTCGCTTGGCCTTCGCCTGTTCAGCGAGCGCGGTGGGCAGGAACAGGGCGCGGGGCTGTTCGCGTCACTGCCGCTGGGCGGTGGCCATCGCCGCGCGCTGGCCGACCAGGCCGCCGCCGAAGCGGGCGCGGCTGAGGCGGAGCGGCTGAGTGTGGAGCGTCTGGTCGCGGGCAATGCCGCCGCCGATGCCGCCGAGTTCCGATCCCGCCTGCTGGCATGGGAAGCGAGCCGCGCCGCCGTTCGCCGTGCGGAGGCCAGTGCCGCCCTGTCCGGGCGCGGGCAGCAACTGGGCGCGATCGATCTGGCCGACCGGCTTTATGCCGAGCGCCAGGCCAATGAAGCCCGTGCCGATGAAATCGCCGCGCGTGCGGCAGCGGCGCGGTTGTTGCTGAAGCTGCGGATCGACGCGCATGTGCTGTGGATCGACTGA
- a CDS encoding NAD(P)H-quinone oxidoreductase — protein MRAIDPQAPGGPDVLELVERPVPRPGEGEVLIRVDAAGVNRPDVLQRQGGYPPPPGASSIPGLEVAGTVVAVGSGVIDMLMGQPVCALVAGGGYAEYCVAPTGQCLSVPESLSMVEAAALPETLFTVWTNLFERGFAGEGDTVLVHGGTSGIGTMAIALGELFGLNVIVTAGSDAKCKAALELGAAHAINYREQDFVEVVRDVTGGKGVQVVLDMVGGDYVPRNLKCLADDGRHVSIAVQRGAEATIPVFEIMRRRLTLTGSTLRARDVQFKTMVADELSHYVWPHVEEGRLTPVIDRSFPLAQAAEAHRRMEAGEHIGKIVLTMD, from the coding sequence ATGCGTGCAATCGATCCTCAGGCACCGGGTGGCCCCGACGTGCTGGAACTGGTCGAACGCCCGGTGCCCCGACCGGGCGAAGGCGAAGTGCTGATCCGGGTGGATGCTGCGGGCGTGAACCGGCCCGACGTGCTGCAGCGACAGGGCGGCTATCCGCCGCCGCCGGGCGCGTCGAGCATCCCCGGCCTGGAAGTCGCGGGCACCGTGGTGGCGGTGGGCAGCGGGGTGATCGACATGCTGATGGGCCAGCCGGTCTGTGCGCTGGTCGCGGGCGGCGGCTATGCCGAATATTGCGTGGCGCCGACCGGACAGTGCCTGTCGGTTCCCGAAAGCCTGTCGATGGTCGAGGCGGCGGCGCTGCCTGAGACGCTGTTCACCGTGTGGACCAACCTGTTCGAGCGCGGCTTTGCCGGTGAGGGCGACACGGTGCTGGTGCATGGCGGCACCAGCGGCATCGGCACCATGGCGATCGCGCTGGGCGAGCTGTTCGGGCTGAACGTCATCGTCACGGCAGGCAGCGATGCCAAGTGCAAGGCGGCGCTGGAGCTGGGCGCGGCGCACGCGATCAACTACCGCGAGCAGGATTTTGTCGAAGTGGTGCGCGACGTGACCGGCGGGAAGGGCGTTCAGGTCGTGCTCGACATGGTCGGCGGGGATTATGTGCCGCGCAATCTGAAATGCCTGGCCGATGACGGTCGTCATGTGTCGATCGCGGTGCAGCGCGGTGCGGAAGCGACGATCCCGGTATTCGAGATCATGCGCCGCCGCCTGACCCTGACCGGATCGACGCTGCGCGCCCGCGACGTTCAGTTCAAGACGATGGTTGCCGACGAATTGTCGCATTATGTCTGGCCGCATGTCGAGGAAGGGCGGCTGACGCCCGTCATCGACCGAAGCTTTCCGCTGGCACAGGCAGCCGAGGCACATCGCCGGATGGAGGCGGGGGAGCATATCGGCAAGATCGTGCTGACGATGGACTGA